In a genomic window of Corynebacterium coyleae:
- the ccmA gene encoding heme ABC exporter ATP-binding protein CcmA, with the protein MTIQVREVSCVFGERMVLQTFTATFRAGRITALTGPSGSGKTTLLNMLGGLTAPDSGTIEFKGLDIASMNSGARRKFRRANVGYLFQDYGLVPDLSVLENIKIAVPRISRERVAAALAAVGLGGTETRTVSELSGGEQQRIALARLILAQPKIVLADEPTGALDEANAQLVLKHLRQFAQDGAVVVVAVARGYLVTPW; encoded by the coding sequence ATGACAATTCAGGTACGCGAAGTATCCTGCGTATTTGGCGAGCGAATGGTTTTGCAAACTTTCACAGCCACGTTTCGGGCAGGTCGAATCACGGCGCTCACAGGACCCTCCGGCAGCGGAAAAACAACCTTGCTCAATATGTTAGGCGGGCTAACTGCACCGGATTCGGGGACTATCGAATTTAAGGGACTCGACATCGCATCCATGAATTCGGGTGCACGTCGCAAATTTCGGCGAGCGAACGTCGGGTACCTGTTTCAGGACTACGGATTGGTACCCGATCTCTCTGTACTGGAGAACATTAAGATTGCTGTTCCCCGTATCTCCCGCGAAAGGGTGGCAGCGGCGCTGGCTGCAGTCGGGCTTGGAGGTACCGAAACGCGAACAGTGAGCGAACTTTCTGGTGGTGAACAACAGCGAATTGCTTTGGCAAGGCTCATTCTCGCGCAGCCAAAGATTGTGTTGGCTGATGAGCCAACCGGGGCTCTCGATGAAGCAAATGCGCAACTTGTGCTTAAGCATCTGCGTCAATTCGCGCAGGATGGTGCAGTTGTCGTCGTAGCTGTTGCGCGGGGGTATCTAGTAACACCGTGGTGA
- a CDS encoding NADP-dependent isocitrate dehydrogenase: MAKIIWTRTDEAPLLATYSLKPIVEAFASRAGIEVDTADISLAGRILAQFPDRLGDKKVDDALAQLGELAKTPEANIIKLPNISASLVQLKKAIAELQAAGFDIPDYEDAQDKYDAVKGSAVNPVLREGNSDRRAPEAVKNYTKKHPHSMGAWSKDSKTNVATMGAGDFRHNEKSVIMPAEDTLAIKLVTADGEQVLKDGLKVEQGEVIDGTFMSAKALDEFLLESVKKAKEEGVLFSAHLKATMMKVSDPIIFGHVVRAFFKDVYDKYGAELLDAGLNGENGLGAIYEGLADLPNGEEIRAAFDQALQDGPALAQVNSAKGITNLHVPSDVIIDASMPAMIRTSGHMWNADDQEQDTLAVIPDSSYAGVYQTVIDDCRENGAYDPTTMGTVPNVGLMAKKAEEYGSHDKTFKIPADGKVQVVNAAGDVLIEHDVEAGDIWRACQTKDAPIQDWVKLAVNRARLSGMKTIFWLDEERAHDRNLIELVKKYLADHDTDGLDISIASPVEATKISVERIRRGEDTISVTGNVLRDYNTDLFPILELGTSAKMLSVVPLMAGGGLFETGAGGSAPKHVQQVEEENHLRWDSLGEYLALAESFRHEKNTNGNEKAGILAAALDKATEKLLDEGKSPSRKVNEIDDRGSHFWLSLYWAEALAAQTDDAELAEVFGPIAKDLRDNAEAIDSELLAAQGNAADLGGYYWPDDAKTSAVMRPSATFNKIIDALEK, from the coding sequence ATGGCGAAGATCATTTGGACTCGTACCGACGAAGCACCGCTGCTTGCGACGTACTCCCTCAAGCCGATCGTGGAAGCATTCGCTTCCCGCGCAGGCATCGAGGTCGACACCGCAGACATCTCGCTGGCAGGCCGCATCCTCGCACAGTTCCCAGATCGCCTCGGCGACAAGAAGGTCGACGACGCACTCGCACAGCTCGGTGAGCTGGCAAAGACCCCGGAAGCCAACATCATCAAGCTTCCGAACATTTCCGCTTCCCTCGTCCAGCTAAAGAAGGCCATCGCCGAGCTGCAGGCCGCAGGCTTCGACATCCCGGACTACGAGGACGCACAGGACAAGTACGACGCAGTCAAGGGCTCCGCTGTGAACCCGGTCCTGCGTGAGGGCAACTCCGACCGCCGCGCTCCGGAGGCCGTAAAGAACTACACCAAGAAGCACCCGCACTCCATGGGCGCTTGGTCGAAGGACTCCAAGACCAACGTTGCCACCATGGGCGCAGGAGACTTCCGCCACAACGAGAAGTCCGTCATCATGCCGGCCGAGGACACCCTGGCCATCAAGCTCGTCACCGCAGACGGCGAGCAGGTGCTCAAGGACGGCCTGAAGGTTGAACAGGGCGAGGTCATCGACGGCACCTTCATGTCCGCGAAGGCTCTGGATGAGTTCCTGCTCGAGTCCGTGAAGAAGGCCAAGGAAGAGGGTGTGCTCTTCTCCGCGCACCTCAAGGCCACCATGATGAAGGTCTCCGACCCGATCATCTTCGGCCACGTCGTGCGCGCATTCTTCAAGGATGTCTACGACAAGTACGGCGCCGAGCTTCTCGACGCCGGCCTCAACGGCGAAAACGGCCTCGGCGCAATCTACGAGGGCCTTGCTGATCTGCCGAACGGCGAAGAGATCCGCGCAGCCTTCGACCAGGCCCTGCAGGACGGCCCGGCACTGGCACAGGTGAACTCCGCAAAGGGCATCACCAACCTCCACGTCCCGTCCGACGTGATCATCGACGCCTCCATGCCGGCCATGATCCGCACCTCCGGCCACATGTGGAACGCCGACGACCAGGAGCAAGACACCCTGGCCGTCATCCCGGATTCCTCCTACGCCGGCGTGTACCAGACGGTTATCGACGACTGCCGCGAAAACGGCGCATACGACCCGACCACCATGGGCACCGTCCCGAACGTCGGCCTCATGGCAAAGAAGGCTGAGGAGTACGGCTCCCACGACAAGACCTTCAAGATCCCGGCCGACGGCAAGGTCCAGGTAGTCAACGCTGCTGGCGACGTGCTGATCGAGCACGACGTCGAAGCTGGCGACATCTGGCGCGCATGCCAGACTAAGGACGCCCCGATCCAAGACTGGGTCAAGCTGGCCGTCAACCGCGCACGCCTGTCCGGCATGAAGACCATCTTCTGGCTGGACGAGGAGCGCGCACACGACCGCAACCTCATCGAACTGGTGAAGAAGTACCTGGCCGACCACGACACCGACGGCCTGGACATCTCCATCGCCTCCCCGGTCGAGGCCACCAAGATCTCCGTCGAGCGCATCCGCCGCGGCGAGGACACCATCTCCGTGACCGGCAACGTGCTGCGTGACTACAACACGGACCTGTTCCCGATCCTCGAACTGGGTACCTCCGCGAAGATGCTCTCCGTCGTCCCGCTGATGGCTGGCGGCGGCCTGTTCGAGACCGGTGCCGGCGGCTCCGCCCCGAAGCACGTCCAGCAGGTTGAGGAAGAAAACCACCTGCGTTGGGACTCCCTCGGTGAGTATCTCGCACTGGCCGAGTCCTTCCGCCACGAGAAGAACACCAACGGCAACGAGAAGGCGGGCATCCTTGCCGCCGCTCTGGACAAGGCAACCGAGAAGCTGCTGGATGAGGGCAAGTCCCCGTCCCGCAAGGTCAACGAAATCGACGACCGCGGCTCCCACTTCTGGCTCTCCCTGTACTGGGCAGAGGCACTGGCAGCCCAGACCGACGACGCCGAACTGGCTGAGGTCTTCGGCCCGATTGCGAAGGACCTGCGCGACAACGCCGAAGCGATCGACTCTGAGCTGCTCGCTGCCCAGGGCAACGCTGCCGACCTCGGCGGCTACTACTGGCCGGACGACGCCAAGACCTCCGCGGTCATGCGTCCGTCCGCAACTTTTAACAAGATCATCGACGCACTGGAGAAGTAA
- a CDS encoding exodeoxyribonuclease III — MSLTIASVNVNGIRAATKVRNENNPGMLAWLDENPADVVLMQEVRATEDQARAALAPALENGWHLEVAPAETPGAKGRAGVGILSRTPLRDVEIGIPDFEDAGRFIAASLDDDTRVAALYLPSGAAETAKQDEKYRFLDQFEPLLEQWADEYPDMVIGGDWNICHRREDLKNWKANRKKSGFLPHERAFMDAVFGSFPDEEAQDLEDKAAAEWAGAVEYRSGGRRQANGAPKWFDVARRLHPEDAPYTWWTFRGQAFNNDAGWRIDVQAATANMLERAQRTWVEKAPTVEERWSDHSPLVVKYR, encoded by the coding sequence ATGAGCCTTACCATTGCATCCGTCAACGTCAACGGCATCCGTGCCGCCACGAAGGTCCGCAACGAGAACAATCCGGGCATGTTGGCCTGGTTGGACGAGAATCCGGCCGATGTGGTGCTGATGCAGGAGGTGCGCGCCACAGAAGATCAGGCGCGTGCTGCGCTTGCCCCGGCGCTGGAAAATGGGTGGCACCTGGAGGTGGCGCCGGCCGAAACACCTGGTGCGAAGGGTCGTGCGGGTGTGGGTATCCTGTCGCGCACGCCGCTGCGCGATGTGGAGATCGGGATTCCGGATTTTGAGGATGCGGGTCGCTTTATTGCAGCATCGCTTGACGACGACACCCGCGTCGCCGCCCTCTACCTCCCCTCAGGAGCAGCCGAGACGGCCAAGCAGGACGAGAAGTATCGTTTCCTGGATCAGTTCGAGCCGCTGCTGGAGCAGTGGGCGGACGAATACCCGGACATGGTGATCGGCGGGGATTGGAACATCTGCCACCGCCGCGAAGACCTGAAGAATTGGAAGGCGAACCGGAAGAAGTCCGGTTTCTTGCCGCACGAGCGCGCGTTCATGGACGCGGTGTTTGGTAGCTTCCCGGACGAGGAGGCGCAGGATCTAGAGGACAAGGCTGCGGCGGAATGGGCTGGGGCGGTGGAGTACCGGTCGGGGGGTCGTCGTCAAGCAAATGGTGCTCCGAAGTGGTTCGACGTCGCGCGCAGGCTGCACCCGGAGGACGCGCCGTACACCTGGTGGACGTTCCGCGGCCAGGCGTTTAACAACGACGCGGGTTGGCGCATCGACGTCCAGGCTGCCACCGCGAACATGCTGGAGCGTGCGCAGCGCACGTGGGTGGAGAAGGCGCCGACGGTGGAAGAGCGCTGGTCGGACCACTCGCCGCTTGTGGTTAAGTATCGCTAA
- the bioB gene encoding biotin synthase BioB, whose translation MTDILDIAREKALENGEGLNKEELVQILNIEDERLPELLDLAHQVRIKHCGVDVSLEGIISLKTGGCPEDCHFCSQSGLFESPVRAVTLDIAELVEAAKQSEKMGASEFCIVAAVKGPTQQLLDQVAEAVTAIQEEVDISISASLGILTRDQARQLAKMGVSRYNHNFETAESFFPNVVTTHTWQERKDTLENVLAEGMETCCGGIIGLGESIEQRAEFATQLAEIQPHEVPMNFLDPRPGTPFADRPLVPQGEALRAVAAFRLAMPSTQLRFAGGTELALGDDGTEAGLMGGANAIIGGNYLTTFGRPMEKDRDAVDRVLEGGAKPGLSLNITPVGQKQNSGHGVLYDTIKSL comes from the coding sequence ATGACCGATATTCTTGACATCGCCCGCGAAAAAGCCCTGGAAAACGGCGAAGGCCTGAACAAGGAGGAGCTCGTCCAGATCCTCAACATTGAGGACGAGCGCCTGCCTGAACTGCTCGACCTCGCCCACCAGGTGCGCATCAAACATTGCGGCGTCGATGTTTCGCTGGAAGGCATCATCTCCCTGAAGACCGGTGGCTGCCCCGAGGACTGCCACTTCTGCTCCCAGTCCGGCCTGTTCGAATCACCTGTGCGCGCCGTGACGCTGGACATCGCCGAACTTGTCGAGGCCGCCAAGCAGTCCGAGAAGATGGGCGCTTCCGAGTTCTGCATCGTCGCCGCCGTGAAGGGGCCGACCCAGCAACTGCTGGACCAGGTCGCCGAGGCCGTCACTGCGATCCAGGAAGAGGTGGACATTTCCATCTCCGCATCGCTGGGCATCCTCACCCGCGACCAGGCCCGCCAACTGGCCAAGATGGGCGTGTCGCGCTACAACCACAACTTCGAAACCGCCGAGTCGTTCTTCCCTAACGTGGTCACCACCCACACCTGGCAGGAGCGCAAGGACACGCTGGAGAACGTGCTGGCAGAGGGCATGGAAACCTGCTGCGGCGGCATCATCGGCTTGGGTGAGAGCATCGAGCAGCGCGCCGAATTCGCCACCCAGTTGGCCGAAATCCAGCCGCATGAAGTGCCGATGAACTTCCTCGACCCGCGCCCAGGCACCCCGTTCGCCGACCGCCCGCTGGTGCCCCAGGGTGAGGCGCTGCGTGCCGTCGCCGCGTTCCGCCTGGCCATGCCGTCCACCCAGCTCCGTTTTGCGGGTGGCACGGAGCTCGCGCTTGGCGACGACGGCACCGAAGCCGGACTCATGGGCGGCGCGAATGCCATTATCGGCGGTAATTACCTGACCACGTTTGGACGTCCGATGGAGAAGGACCGCGACGCCGTTGACCGTGTGTTGGAAGGCGGGGCGAAGCCAGGCCTGAGCCTGAACATCACCCCGGTGGGGCAGAAGCAGAACTCCGGCCACGGAGTCCTGTACGACACCATCAAGTCACTGTAG
- a CDS encoding type II toxin-antitoxin system PemK/MazF family toxin, with the protein MLRGEIRLVDFEPAVGQEANKTRPAVIVSNDTANQGAAIHGGMITAVPLTSNTSRVFPFQTYVDSEESGLRIDSKTQPELMRSVSVMRVGKQVGRLSPRQMMELDEAIRIHLDL; encoded by the coding sequence ATGCTTCGCGGTGAAATTCGCCTCGTTGATTTCGAACCGGCGGTCGGACAGGAAGCCAACAAGACACGGCCCGCCGTGATCGTCAGCAACGACACCGCGAATCAAGGCGCAGCGATACACGGCGGAATGATTACCGCCGTGCCGCTAACCTCAAATACTTCGAGAGTCTTCCCGTTTCAGACATACGTCGATTCCGAAGAGTCCGGCCTTCGAATTGATTCAAAAACTCAGCCGGAACTCATGCGTTCAGTGTCGGTCATGCGAGTCGGCAAGCAAGTGGGACGGCTTTCTCCCCGCCAAATGATGGAACTCGACGAAGCTATCCGCATCCATCTCGACCTTTAA
- a CDS encoding CopG family ribbon-helix-helix protein, which produces MKNGMRISVSLGRNELQTLDNLVSELDLRSRSEGMREAILALQRESLAKAYEECFSDSEWKKEAALWDSLADEGLDNASR; this is translated from the coding sequence ATGAAAAATGGTATGAGAATCAGTGTGAGTTTAGGCCGGAACGAGCTCCAAACTCTGGATAACCTCGTTTCCGAGTTGGATTTGCGTTCTCGATCTGAAGGGATGCGCGAAGCGATCCTCGCCCTCCAGCGGGAATCACTCGCTAAAGCGTATGAAGAATGCTTCTCCGACTCGGAATGGAAAAAAGAAGCTGCCCTTTGGGATTCACTCGCTGACGAAGGGCTAGACAATGCTTCGCGGTGA
- a CDS encoding GntR family transcriptional regulator, which yields MVTHMSGKPIYLQIADELRDLIGAGTLAPGDRVPSTNELSAYHSVNPTTSAKALTELFNEGLLEKRRGLGMFVLESAREQVLRTRREAFARDFVQPFVHEANQLGITTEELTAMIEKERAQ from the coding sequence ATGGTTACCCACATGAGTGGTAAACCCATATACTTGCAGATAGCAGATGAGTTACGTGACCTCATCGGAGCAGGCACCCTCGCCCCGGGCGACAGGGTGCCGTCCACCAACGAGCTCTCCGCCTACCACTCTGTCAATCCCACCACCTCCGCCAAAGCACTCACCGAGCTATTCAACGAGGGTCTGTTGGAGAAACGCCGCGGGCTCGGCATGTTCGTCCTGGAGAGTGCACGCGAGCAGGTGTTACGTACGCGTCGCGAAGCATTTGCCCGCGATTTTGTCCAACCGTTTGTCCACGAGGCCAACCAACTCGGCATCACCACCGAGGAGCTGACCGCAATGATTGAAAAGGAGCGTGCTCAATGA
- a CDS encoding acetyl/propionyl/methylcrotonyl-CoA carboxylase subunit alpha, translating to MHDFPFRKVLVANRGEIAVRIIRAARDAGLASVAIYADPDKDAPYTEMADEAIGIGGETSSQSYLDIDKVLKACRDSGADAVHPGYGFLAENAEFARRVIDEGLTWIGPPPRAIDALGDKVTARRIAEEVDAPLVPGTKDPVDSADDVVAFADTHGLPVAIKAAYGGGGRGMKVARTRGEIRELFESATREAKAAFGRGECFVERYLDRARHVEAQVLADTHGNVIVAGTRDCSVQRRFQKLIEEAPAPYLTDEQRERIHSSAKAIAKRAGYVGVGTVEYLVGSDGLISFLEVNTRLQVEHPVTEETTGVDLVIEQFRIAAGEPLRFDADLEPTGHAIEFRITAEDAGTNFMPMPGTATTYIEPAGPGVRVDSGIRAGSTIGGQFDSMLAKLIVRGETRDQAIARAKRALAEFRVEGMPTIIPFHKRMLDDDAFTGDATQFAVYTRWIEEEWDPDVAPYESDGAGEDGEQDEARRRTVSVGVNGRSIEITLPEPLLLGAVAQRRRDRKRRSRNGGSGGKGSGKGAASADTLTAPMQGTVVKSEVSEGARVEAGDIVVILEAMKMENPVKAHKSGVVKNLAVEAGSHVDKGAALLDITDAE from the coding sequence ATGCATGACTTTCCGTTCCGCAAGGTCCTCGTCGCCAACCGCGGCGAGATCGCGGTCCGCATCATCCGCGCAGCCCGCGACGCCGGCCTTGCCTCCGTGGCGATCTACGCCGACCCCGACAAAGACGCGCCGTACACCGAAATGGCGGACGAGGCGATTGGGATCGGTGGCGAGACGTCGTCGCAAAGCTATCTGGATATCGACAAAGTGCTCAAGGCCTGCCGCGACAGCGGCGCGGACGCCGTTCACCCCGGCTACGGGTTCTTGGCGGAGAACGCCGAATTTGCCCGGCGCGTCATCGACGAGGGCCTGACCTGGATCGGCCCGCCGCCAAGGGCGATCGACGCCCTCGGCGACAAGGTCACCGCCCGGCGCATCGCTGAGGAGGTCGACGCACCGCTCGTGCCGGGCACGAAAGACCCGGTGGACAGCGCCGACGATGTGGTCGCTTTCGCCGACACCCACGGTCTGCCCGTGGCTATCAAGGCGGCGTACGGCGGTGGCGGCCGCGGCATGAAGGTCGCCCGCACCCGCGGCGAGATCCGCGAACTGTTCGAGTCCGCCACCCGCGAAGCCAAGGCAGCGTTCGGCCGCGGTGAGTGCTTCGTGGAGCGTTACCTCGACCGTGCCCGCCACGTGGAGGCGCAGGTGCTGGCGGATACTCACGGCAACGTCATCGTCGCCGGTACCCGTGACTGCTCCGTGCAGCGCAGGTTCCAAAAGCTCATCGAGGAAGCCCCCGCCCCGTACCTCACCGATGAGCAGCGCGAACGCATCCACTCCTCTGCCAAAGCGATTGCAAAGCGGGCAGGTTACGTGGGTGTTGGCACCGTCGAATACCTGGTTGGCTCCGACGGGCTGATCTCCTTCCTCGAGGTCAACACCCGCCTCCAGGTTGAGCACCCCGTCACCGAAGAAACCACCGGCGTGGACCTCGTCATCGAGCAGTTCCGCATCGCCGCCGGCGAGCCACTGCGTTTCGACGCCGACCTGGAACCCACCGGCCACGCCATCGAATTCCGCATCACCGCAGAAGACGCCGGCACCAACTTCATGCCCATGCCCGGCACCGCCACCACCTACATCGAACCCGCGGGCCCCGGTGTGCGCGTCGACTCCGGCATCCGCGCCGGCTCCACCATCGGCGGCCAGTTCGACTCGATGTTGGCCAAACTCATCGTCCGCGGCGAAACACGCGACCAGGCCATCGCCCGCGCCAAGCGCGCCCTCGCCGAATTCCGGGTCGAAGGCATGCCGACCATCATCCCCTTCCACAAACGCATGCTTGACGACGACGCCTTCACCGGCGACGCCACCCAATTCGCCGTATACACCCGCTGGATCGAAGAGGAATGGGACCCGGACGTCGCGCCCTACGAGTCCGACGGCGCTGGCGAAGACGGTGAGCAGGACGAAGCGCGCCGCCGCACCGTCTCCGTCGGTGTCAACGGCCGATCGATCGAGATCACGCTGCCGGAGCCGTTGCTTCTCGGCGCGGTGGCGCAGCGCCGCCGCGACCGCAAGCGCCGCTCCCGTAATGGCGGATCCGGCGGCAAGGGGTCCGGCAAGGGCGCTGCCAGCGCAGACACCCTGACCGCTCCGATGCAGGGCACCGTGGTCAAGTCCGAGGTCTCCGAGGGCGCCCGGGTGGAAGCCGGCGACATCGTGGTCATCCTCGAGGCCATGAAGATGGAAAACCCGGTCAAGGCCCACAAGAGCGGTGTGGTGAAGAACCTCGCTGTGGAGGCCGGCAGCCACGTGGATAAGGGCGCGGCACTGCTCGACATCACCGACGCCGAGTAG